The following are from one region of the Geoalkalibacter subterraneus genome:
- a CDS encoding nucleotidyltransferase domain-containing protein translates to MSLPDKNRFGLTARDMQTLREIFDQYPEVKTVVVFGSRAKGTFAAGSDIDLAIMDRLKSEDVIRRIKSALDDSTLPYFVDLVGYHFLQDAAFKEHIDRVGVDLFCRGN, encoded by the coding sequence ATGAGTTTGCCTGATAAAAACCGGTTTGGCCTCACCGCAAGGGATATGCAGACGCTGCGAGAAATTTTTGACCAATATCCAGAGGTCAAAACGGTTGTCGTTTTTGGAAGCCGTGCCAAAGGAACATTTGCCGCCGGCAGCGATATCGATCTGGCGATTATGGACAGGTTGAAGAGCGAAGACGTCATCCGTCGCATTAAAAGCGCTCTGGATGACAGTACATTGCCCTATTTTGTGGATCTTGTCGGGTATCACTTTTTGCAGGACGCGGCATTCAAAGAACATATCGACCGGGTTGGAGTCGATTTATTTTGCCGCGGGAACTGA
- a CDS encoding HI0074 family nucleotidyltransferase substrate-binding subunit, translated as MQKLDVQEDNVMDEKDIRWQQRFANYEKAYLRLEEAINQENLNELERNGLIQRFEFTLDLAWKVLKDFLQEKGFVFKPSPKDTLRMAQQGEYISYAQELIDGLEIRNELSHDYSGEKFERSEKILREQTFVALKKLYQFLKDESLR; from the coding sequence ATGCAAAAACTGGATGTTCAAGAGGACAATGTGATGGACGAAAAAGATATTCGTTGGCAACAGAGGTTCGCAAATTATGAGAAAGCCTATCTGCGTCTTGAAGAAGCCATCAATCAGGAAAATTTGAATGAGCTGGAGCGTAATGGTCTGATCCAGCGCTTTGAGTTTACCCTTGATCTAGCCTGGAAGGTATTAAAAGACTTTTTACAGGAAAAAGGTTTTGTTTTTAAACCGTCCCCCAAAGATACCCTGCGCATGGCCCAGCAGGGAGAATACATCTCTTACGCCCAGGAGCTGATTGACGGCCTTGAGATAAGAAACGAACTGTCCCACGATTACAGTGGTGAAAAATTTGAACGGTCAGAAAAGATTCTGCGTGAACAAACATTTGTTGCCCTGAAAAAGCTGTACCAGTTTTTAAAGGACGAGAGCTTACGATGA
- a CDS encoding HEPN domain-containing protein, producing MNAAAHEWLAKAREDLLAVEKLADDDDLTSIAAFHAQQCAEKSLKAVLEAHGQKVPRTHDLVRLNELVQGCVAVECDEDVLGELSTVYLEARYPSDLGLLPHGRPLPSDIARYRQAVKAIYDKISCFLEKP from the coding sequence ATGAATGCCGCTGCGCACGAATGGTTGGCCAAGGCCCGTGAAGATTTGCTCGCTGTCGAAAAGCTCGCCGATGATGACGACTTGACCAGTATCGCTGCTTTCCATGCCCAGCAATGTGCCGAAAAAAGTCTTAAGGCGGTATTGGAAGCACACGGGCAAAAAGTGCCACGCACCCATGACCTTGTCCGCTTAAACGAGTTGGTTCAGGGTTGCGTTGCGGTCGAATGTGATGAGGACGTTCTTGGCGAATTGAGTACGGTTTACCTTGAAGCCCGCTACCCCTCGGATTTAGGCCTGTTGCCTCATGGCCGGCCTTTGCCGAGCGACATCGCGCGGTATCGGCAAGCCGTCAAAGCAATTTACGATAAAATCAGTTGTTTTCTGGAAAAGCCCTGA
- a CDS encoding nucleotidyltransferase domain-containing protein, giving the protein MNPEHEEIIDRLKNRLRQLRPHKVILFGSHAWGTPDADSDIDLVVVLDDETLPTTFAERMQNVSKVRKCVADINRDVPLDLLVYSKKEWQKFIEINSSFSRELREGGQELL; this is encoded by the coding sequence ATGAACCCTGAGCATGAAGAAATAATTGATCGTTTAAAAAACCGACTAAGACAATTACGGCCTCATAAGGTTATCCTTTTTGGGTCCCACGCTTGGGGGACACCTGATGCCGACAGTGATATCGATCTGGTTGTCGTGCTTGATGATGAGACGTTGCCCACCACATTTGCCGAAAGGATGCAAAACGTATCAAAAGTACGAAAGTGCGTGGCTGATATAAATCGGGACGTGCCGCTGGATCTTTTGGTTTACAGCAAAAAGGAGTGGCAAAAATTTATTGAGATTAACAGCTCGTTCAGTCGAGAACTTAGAGAGGGAGGGCAAGAGCTACTATGA